AAACCGAAGGTGTATATCCTTTTGTTGTTGGCGGTTCACCGACTGCGAGGCCGACTTCACGCTGCGCCATAGCCACCCTGGTTACTGAATCCATCATTAACATGACATTTAAGCCTTTGTCCCTGAAATACTCAGCAATTGCTGTGGCAGTGTATGCACCTTTAATTCTCATGAGTGCCGGCTGGTCTGACGTAGCTGCCACCACGATGGACCTTTTTAATCCTTCCGGGCCGAGATCCCTCTCAATAAACTCCCTAACCTCTCTGCCCCTCTCACCAATAAGTGCTATCACATTTAAATCTGCATTAGTATTGCGGGCTATCATTCCAAGAAGTGTACTTTTTCCGACACCGCTTCCGGCAAATATCCCGACCCGCTGCCCGTTTCCAACTGTCAGCATGCTATCGATCATCCTTACTCCTACTTCAATAGGTTCAGAGATTGGCGGTCTTTTCAAAGGATTAGGAGGCGTTTGTTCGGTTAGTACTGGCGTTAAACCCTTTGGCAAATTTCCCCCATCAAGAGGCTGTCCCAGTGAGTCTATTGCCTTTCCTATAAGAGCAGGACCAATTTTCACCTCAAGAGGTCTCGAGGTTGTCTCGACAAGAGAGCCTGGTGAAATATCCTGTACGTCTGTATAAGGCATAAGAATCACATTCTCATTCTTGAAACCGACTACTTCAGCCTGGATCCTTCTTGTCCGTCCTTTGCCAATATGAATAATGCATACATCCCCTATTGAACTTTCCGGACCTTGAGACTCAATCATCAAACCGACTACTCTTTTTACTCTGCCAAAACGCTTAAAGCTATCAATTTTATCCACCTCGTGGATCAGCTGTTCAAGTTTCAATTGAGTTCACTCTCCAGCATCTCAAAGAGTTTTCTTTTTATTTCTTCTAACTGGCTGTCAACACTGGCCTCAATTCGTCCATTTGCTGATTCAATAATGCAGCTTGTGTTGCTTAGTTCCTCATTTGGATATATATATAAATCTGTCTCTTTTGGAAATACCCTGGTTAGTTCGTCCTTATGGGATAGAATCATATCATAATGCATAGGGTGTACATGGAGCTGAATCTCAGTGTATTCTCTCGCTTCCTTTATTGCTCTTTTTACAATGGAAAGGAATTTGTCACTATTTTGTTCAAGAACTTCTCCAAGAATTCTTTCTGCAACCTTTAACCCCAAATTTAGAATGGTCTGTTCTGATGATTCGATATGCTGCTGATAATCATGTTTGGCTGAGTTTACAACTTCTCTTGCCATATGAATCAGTTCGCTGTATTCCCGGAGACCGCTTTGTCTGCCTTCATCAGCTCCAGCAGCAAATCCCTCAGAGCGGGCTTCCTCAAGAACCTTTTGTTTTTCCTTTTCTAGCGCTCCTAGCTGCTCCTCAATTTGCCGTGTCATATTTTCTGAATCTACTCTCGCAGTATTCACAATCCTTTCAGCTTCCTCACGGGCACTTTTCAGCATGGCCTGAAGTTCTTCGTCAGTTCTAACCGCGTTTTGCTCCATTGCATCAGCAATTTGATTTGAATTGCTTTGCAGAAGTCTAATAGAAATGACTTTCTTTTCTTCTTTCGGCACTGCGGAAGAATATGATTTAATAAGCCTAGACAATAATATCATCCCCTCCGCCGCGAGCGACGATGATCTCTCCTGATTCTTCTAGTCTTCGGATAATGCCGACTATTCTTGATTGAGCTTCCTCAACATCTCTTAATCTTACAGGACCCATATATTCCATCTCGTCCTTAAAGGTTTCAACCATTCTGGATGACATATTTTTAAAGACGATTTCCTTAACTTCATCACTGGACACCTTCAATGAAAGCATGAGGTCCTCACTTTCACAGTCGCGGATAACACGCTGGATGGCGCGGCTATCAAGCGTTACGATGTCCTCAAATACAAACATTCTCTTCTTAATTTCCTCAGCAAGCTCTGGATCCTGAATCTCCAGTGCATCCAGAATAGTCCTTTCTGTCGCCCGGTCAACCCCATTAAGAACATCGACAACTGATTCAATTCCGCCAGTCTGAGTATAATCCTGTGTTACAGTAGAAGACAGCTTTCTCTCGAGAATCTGTTCAACTTCATTGATAATTTCCGGAGATGTACTATCCATAACGGCAATCCTTCTTGCAATATCCGCCTGCATTTCCTGCGGCAGCTCTGACAGGATTTGCCCGGCCTGCGCTGGATCCAGATAGGACAAGATCAATGAGATTGTTTGCGGATGTTCATTTTGTATGAAATTCAAAATTTGTGCCGGATCTGCCTTTCTGGCAAAATCGAATGGCCTTACCTGAAGGGAAGACGTCAATCTGTTAATAATGGCTGAAGCCTGCTCGGTGCCAAGTGCTTTCTCGAGAACTGTTTTCGCATAACCAATACCGCCCTGAGAGATATAGTCCTGTGCCAGTGCAATTTGATGGAATTCTTCAAGTATTTCTTCTTTAGCAAACGAATCAACTTTTCTGACCCCGGAGATTTCCAGTGTAAGCTTCTCAATTTCATCCTCGCTTAAATGTTTATAAACAGAGGATGCAACATCAGGACCAAGTGAAATAAGAAGAATTGCCGCTTTTTGTTTACCTGTTAGTTCTCTTTGCTCTTTTTTTGGCATTTTTCATCCTCCTTAGTCTTCTGCGATCCAAGTGCGAAGCAGTTTTGCAAAGTCTTCAGGCTTTTCCTTCGCCATTTTTTCCAGCTGCTTGCGTCTCACTGTACTTTCTGTTTCATGCTCTTCATTTACATCCGGAAGATTGAATGTCTCTGCAGTTTGTACTTCCATCTCTTCTTCTTGCTTCTGCCTCTTTCTCGCTTTAACAAAAAGGAAGATTAATAGAACAATGATTAAAAGCAGTACTCCTCCGATTGCATAAATCCACCAAGGAATGCTGGTGCTTGTCTCATTTGTGAACTCAACTTTACCATTGAAAGGCTGTACTGAGACGACAATCTTATCCTGAATTGC
This window of the Cytobacillus pseudoceanisediminis genome carries:
- the fliI gene encoding flagellar protein export ATPase FliI, encoding MKLEQLIHEVDKIDSFKRFGRVKRVVGLMIESQGPESSIGDVCIIHIGKGRTRRIQAEVVGFKNENVILMPYTDVQDISPGSLVETTSRPLEVKIGPALIGKAIDSLGQPLDGGNLPKGLTPVLTEQTPPNPLKRPPISEPIEVGVRMIDSMLTVGNGQRVGIFAGSGVGKSTLLGMIARNTNADLNVIALIGERGREVREFIERDLGPEGLKRSIVVAATSDQPALMRIKGAYTATAIAEYFRDKGLNVMLMMDSVTRVAMAQREVGLAVGEPPTTKGYTPSVFAVLPKLLERTGTNEYGSITAFYTVLVDGDDMNEPIADTVRGILDGHFVLDRALANKGQYPAINVLKSVSRVMNHIADASHIKSAEKVRELLSTYINAEDLINIGAYKRGSSMEIDEAIRLYPSIISFLKQETNEKISILESIGQLKGLAGKGE
- the fliH gene encoding flagellar assembly protein FliH gives rise to the protein MILLSRLIKSYSSAVPKEEKKVISIRLLQSNSNQIADAMEQNAVRTDEELQAMLKSAREEAERIVNTARVDSENMTRQIEEQLGALEKEKQKVLEEARSEGFAAGADEGRQSGLREYSELIHMAREVVNSAKHDYQQHIESSEQTILNLGLKVAERILGEVLEQNSDKFLSIVKRAIKEAREYTEIQLHVHPMHYDMILSHKDELTRVFPKETDLYIYPNEELSNTSCIIESANGRIEASVDSQLEEIKRKLFEMLESELN
- the fliG gene encoding flagellar motor switch protein FliG, with product MPKKEQRELTGKQKAAILLISLGPDVASSVYKHLSEDEIEKLTLEISGVRKVDSFAKEEILEEFHQIALAQDYISQGGIGYAKTVLEKALGTEQASAIINRLTSSLQVRPFDFARKADPAQILNFIQNEHPQTISLILSYLDPAQAGQILSELPQEMQADIARRIAVMDSTSPEIINEVEQILERKLSSTVTQDYTQTGGIESVVDVLNGVDRATERTILDALEIQDPELAEEIKKRMFVFEDIVTLDSRAIQRVIRDCESEDLMLSLKVSSDEVKEIVFKNMSSRMVETFKDEMEYMGPVRLRDVEEAQSRIVGIIRRLEESGEIIVARGGGDDIIV